A genome region from Arachis duranensis cultivar V14167 chromosome 6, aradu.V14167.gnm2.J7QH, whole genome shotgun sequence includes the following:
- the LOC107495953 gene encoding inactive protein kinase SELMODRAFT_444075 encodes MMMFREETVGSISARHSATSTAGTRISASVNKVLVAVKAEKIISNTALAWALTHVVHSSDSITLLAVYSVEKSGRRFWNFSRLRGDCSSGVSAGKLPERISDISESCAQMVLQLHNQIEVRVKIKVVTGTPSGAVAAEARWSGSHWVILDKKLKQEVKHCMDELNCSVVVMNASKPKVLRLNLACSDELQTPFFSSASSPDIAIGKLKGRRLKHSTPVSSPEEPATSATRTIGVYSESSSDSMASLFQVYEQNPLYEGQGPHEKRAYKPINEPKEFNFDLEKDCPPTLGTHSIPYVSSDDNKDVFWIPQNRVIQRTKSPTSKTLLENFMHCDQEMKRTNNELGFKQSQSRVYASNLGNRGNATIPMGRTSCIPPPLCSQCQNKAPVFGKPPRQFSYKEIEEATDMFSHANFLAEGGFGVVHKGILRDGQVVAVKQLKFGGSQADLDFCREVRVLSCAQHRNVVLLIGFCVEANLRILVYEYICNGSLDLYLHGDGNTPLDWNSRLKIAIGAARGLRYLHEDCRVGCIVHRDFRPRNILLTHDFEPLVADFGLARWHSEWNINTEQDRVVGTSGYLAPEYLEAGNLTYKVDVYAFGIVLLELITGRRISELEQFNGHSFLSEWFHPIRMLEADHILQNVRSLNPYLGFETSLEFNFELQAMARAASLCLRLDPDARPPMSKILRVLEGGDAVRPIGLDFNSVGNRSGHLSGLSSHTPHKGTISHSRRLSH; translated from the exons ATGATGATGTTTAGAGAAGAAACAGTTGGTTCGATTAGCGCGCGTCACAGCGCCACCAGCACTGCTGGCACCAGAATTTCAGCATCGGTCAACAAAGTTCTGGTTGCAGTTAAAGCAGAGAAGATAATCTCCAATACAGCACTAGCTTGGGCTCTCACTCATGTCGTTCACTCTTCCGACTCCATCACGCTCCTTGCTGTTTACTCCGTCGAGAAATCTG GCAGAAGGTTCTGGAACTTTTCAAGGTTGCGTGGAGATTGTTCTAGCGGAGTAAGTGCTGGAAAGTTGCCGGAGAGAATTTCCGATATATCAGAATCTTGTGCTCAGATGGTGCTTCAGCTGCACAATCAAATTGAG GTTAGGGTGAAGATTAAGGTGGTAACTGGTACTCCAAGTGGTGCTGTAGCAGCTGAAGCCAGATGGAGTGGCTCCCATTGGGTCATACTGGACAA GAAGTTAAAGCAAGAGGTGAAGCATTGCATGGATGAACTCAACTGTAGCGTTGTGGTGATGAATGCCTCAAAACCAAAAGTTCTCAGGCTTAACTTAGCATGCTCTGATGAACTCCAAACTCCATTTTTCTCCTCTGCTTCTTCACCGGATATAGCAATTGGAAAGCTCAAAGGCCGCAGATTGAAGCATTCAACCCCAGTGAGTAGCCCTGAAGAACCAGCTACTTCTGCCACTAGAACCATCGGAGTTTACTCAGAGTCAAGTTCTGATTCAATGGCTTCTCTTTTCCAAGTCTATGAGCAAAATCCTCTGTATGAGGGTCAGGGACCGCACGAAAAAAGAGCATACAAACCAATCAATGAGCCAAAAGAGTTcaactttgatttggaaaaggATTGTCCTCCCACGCTGGGGACACATTCAATCCCATACGTGTCAAGTGATGATAACAAGGATGTGTTTTGGATTCCTCAGAACAGAGTTATCCAAAGAACCAAATCTCCAACTTCCAAAACACTACTTGAGAATTTTATGCACTGTGATCAAGAAATGAAAAGGACAAATAATGAACTTGGGTTTAAACAATCTCAAAGCAGAGTTTACGCTTCCAACTTGGGCAACAGAGGTAATGCCACCATTCCTATGGGCAGAACTTCGTGTATAcctcctcccttgtgctctCAGTGTCAGAACAAAGCACCAGTTTTTGGAAAGCCTCCTAGACAGTTTTCTTACAAGGAGATAGAGGAAGCTACTGATATGTTCTCGCATGCAAATTTTTTAGCTGAAGGTGGATTTGGTGTTGTTCACAAGGGAATTCTCAGAGATGGCCAGGTTGTTGCTGTGAAACAGTTAAAGTTTGGAGGCTCTCAAGCTGATCTTGATTTCTGCAGGGAAGTTCGTGTTTTGAGCTGTGCACAACACAGAAATGTTGTGTTGTTGATAGGATTTTGTGTAGAGGCCAATTTGAGGATATTAGTCTATGAATACATATGCAATGGATCCTTGGACCTTTACTTACATG GAGATGGGAATACCCCCTTGGATTGGAACTCACGGTTAAAGATAGCGATTGGAGCTGCAAGAGGATTACGCTACCTTCATGAAGATTGCAGAGTTGGTTGCATAGTGCACAGAGATTTTCGACCCAGAAATATTCTCTTAACGCATGACTTTGAGCCTTTG GTGGCTGATTTTGGGCTTGCTAGATGGCACTCAGAATGGAATATAAATACTGAACAAGATCGAGTTGTAGGAACGTCAGG GTATCTTGCACCTGAATATCTTGAAGCTGGAAATCTTACATATAAAGTAGATGTATATGCATTTGGCATTGTTTTACTAGAGTTAATAACAGGTCGAAGAATTAGTGAGTTGGAACAATTTAATGGTCACTCGTTTCTTTCTGAATGGTTTCATCCTATACGCATGTTAGAGGCAGATCATATATTGCAAAACGTTCGGTCTCTTAATCCATACTTGGGGTTTGAGACGTCATTGGAATTTAACTTTGAATTACAAGCCATGGCAAGAGCTGCTTCATTGTGTCTACGTCTGGATCCTGATGCCAGACCTCCAATGTCTAAG ATCCTGAGAGTACTGGAAGGGGGTGATGCAGTTCGTCCTATTGGTTTAGACTTCAATTCAGTTGGTAATAGAAGTGGCCATTTAAGTGGTTTGAGTTCTCACACTCCACATAAAGGTACAATAAGTCATTCTCGTAGGCTATCACATTGA
- the LOC107495955 gene encoding protein JINGUBANG-like, with protein MAMRGDGEEATGVSRPPAGMHSERTPSADFLSDNELSMQSNTAASPMSPYYDPGRLSGEGSPLMMSPWNQTANSRFSKELCSQGGESTAQSALLGSLVREEGHIYSLAATGNLLYTGSESKNIRVWKNLQEFCGFKSNSGLVKAIIISGHKIFTGHQDGKIRVWKVNPKAPNVHKRAGTLPTLKDILKSSLKPSNYIEVRKNRSALWIKHSDAVSALSLSHCKTLLYSASWDRSIKVWRISDKRCMESIPAHQDTVNSVVCGVDGLVFSGSADGTVKMWKRETPSSRSTKCTKHTNAQTLLKQESAVTALTLDASFSTLYCGSSDGLVNFWDSNNNFAHGGVLKGHKLAVLCLAAAGTLVFSGSADKTICVWKKEGTIHTCVSMLTGHEGPVKCLAVEEDKEAKARGGERRWVLYSGSLDKSVKVWSVADVGGGDNQEQQRHHRMFSDSDSIPFAESVSSYSSSCRSNNRK; from the exons atgGCTATGAGAGGGGATGGGGAAGAAGCCACGGGTGTCTCGCGTCCCCCGGCGGGAATGCACTCGGAACGGACGCCCTCGGCCGACTTCTTATCGGACAATGAGCTCTCCATGCAATCCAACACCGCCGCCTCCCCCATGAGCCCTTACTATGATCCTGGCCGCCTCAGCGGCGAGGGATCCCCATTGATG ATGTCACCATGGAACCAAACCGCAAATTCGCGATTTTCAAAGGAATTATGCTCCCAAGGCGGCGAAAGCACCGCACAAAGTGCTCTCCTGGGCTCCCTGGTCCGGGAGGAGGGACACATATACTCCTTGGCTGCCACCGGTAACCTCCTTTACACTGGCTCCGAGAGCAAGAACATCCGTGTGTGGAAGAACCTCCAAGAATTCTGTGGCTTCAAATcaaacagtggtttggttaagGCCATCATAATATCTGGACATAAAATCTTCACTGGTCACCAAGATGGTAAAATTCGTGTTTGGAAGGTTAACCCTAAGGCACCAAATGTTCACAAACGCGCAGGAACGTTGCCAACTTTGAAAGATATACTCAAGAGTTCTCTCAAACCAAGTAACTACATTGAAGTTCGGAAAAATCGTTCAGCACTTTGGATTAAGCATTCTGATGCTGTTTCCGCCTTAAGCCTTTCTCATTGTAAAACATTGCTCTATTCAGCTTCATGGGATAGAAGCATAAAG GTGTGGCGCATCTCCGATAAGAGGTGCATGGAATCCATCCCGGCTCACCAAGACACGGTGAATTCCGTGGTGTGCGGCGTTGATGGCCTCGTCTTCTCCGGCTCTGCCGATGGAACCGTTAAGATGTGGAAGCGGGAAACTCCCTCCTCCCGCTCCACCAAGTGCACCAAACACACCAATGCACAAACCCTGCTCAAGCAAGAATCCGCCGTCACCGCCCTCACCCTCGATGCCTCCTTCTCTACCCTCTACTGTGGCTCCTCCGACGGTCTCGTCAACTTCTGGGACAGTAACAACAACTTCGCCCATGGCGGCGTCCTTAAAGGCCACAAACTAGCCGTCCTTTGCCTCGCCGCTGCCGGAACCTTAGTTTTCAGCGGATCCGCCGACAAGACAATCTGCGTGTGGAAGAAGGAGGGAACGATCCACACGTGCGTGTCGATGTTGACGGGGCACGAGGGTCCAGTGAAGTGTCTGGCGGTGGAGGAAGACAAGGAGGCGAAGGCGCGTGGTGGTGAGAGGCGGTGGGTGTTGTACAGTGGGAGCTTGGATAAGTCTGTAAAGGTCTGGAGCGTTGCCGATGTTGGAGGTGGTGATAATCAGGAGCAGCAGCGCCACCACCGTATGTTTTCTGATTCAGATTCAATACCATTTGCTGAATCTGTTAGTAGCTACTCTTCTTCGTGCCGGAGCAATAACAGAAAATAA
- the LOC107495934 gene encoding uncharacterized protein LOC107495934: MPLWLPSLPADVSVSSILSSVAAATVTAASFFSIYKTHIRPHKENLITLHQEQPKRNPRGKILFVSQIGYSTAEALAKRLCDLLQSKGLVLEVVDVRTYDPEDLPKENLILLLHSTSSFWNLPIGPFSDNTQGAKVFASWLVHNAESFGIGAVVVKACNFTAFVVGKRDGKNLMAKAANHFRDLDHVKYDYHFEEWLGSVVATVSGDTVANGRESEPEDDVGCSDPKSIYMLVENVDVVDRKRTFRRRMLIISEANGSVDLEDGGPVTAQWPLADDLIIDSKLPILQGFCSLGGNLFTAGGIMCNNGPKFEFELEWQHFFPAKMWCLKYEGSTWIWSLCGSMFYYRMNPIVVPYHGKVCIFGGDTGGGYWVEIYYPKLDLWEKREVPEDIYMFENPKSYFLWEDRTKPRKKTLIVFYCSVGKEQWLVSYDFEANIWEDLWWELPLISDDSYPRKLIRLACSEYLLIVDSAAKWYIYDSSKEKLVADVHVNGLEELTGRVSYVFCCYYSSEESLIYLFMELDEKVVEERGGDLDLVPYARVKLHQIDGKFSAKVESKGNLKVGSYSKLYMFAVGDQDTELKRRL; the protein is encoded by the exons ATGCCCCTTTGGTTGCCTTCGTTACCGGCGGATGTATCGGTATCCTCTATCCTGTCCAGCGTGGCCGCCGCCACGGTCACTGCCGCATCCTTCTTCTCAATCTACAAGACTCACATCCGCCCGCACAAAGAGAATCTCATAACACTCCATCAAGAGCAACCCAAACGCAATCCTCGTGGCAAGATCCTGTTCGTTTCGCAAATCGGATATTCAACTGCAGAAGCCCTAGCGAAGCGCCTCTGCGATTTGTTACAGTCCAAAGGCCTCGTTTTGGAGGTCGTAGATGTTCGGACTTACGATCCCGAAGACCTACCCAAGGAGAacctcatcctcctccttcattCAACTTCGTCTTTTTGGAACCTACCTATCGGACCGTTCTCCGACAATACCCAAGGAGCAAAGGTCTTCGCCAGTTGGCTCGTGCATAACGCGGAGAGCTTTGGGATCGGAGCGGTTGTTGTGAAGGCTTGCAATTTCACTGCATTTGTGGTGGGCAAAAGGGATGGTAAGAATTTGATGGCTAAGGCCGCCAATCATTTTAGGGATTTGGATCACGTTAAATACGATTATCATTTTGAAGAGTGGTTGGGAAGTGTTGTTGCGACGGTTTCGGGAGATACAGTTGCTAATGGCAGGGAATCTGAACCTGAG GATGATGTTGGTTGTTCTGATCCAAAAAGCATATATATGTTGGTGGAAAATGTGGATGTAGTAGATAGAAAAAGAACCTTCAGGCGCAGAATGTTAATTATCTCTGAGGCCAATGGAAGTGTTGATCTTGAAGATGGAGGTCCTGTAACTGCCCAATGGCCTCTTGCAGATGATCTAATAATCGATTCCAAATTACCAATTCTTCAAGGATTTTGTTCCCTTGGTGGCAACTTGTTCACTGCTGGTGGTATCATGTGTAATAATGGaccaaaatttgaatttgagctGGAATGGCAACATTTTTTCCCTGCAAAAATGTGGTGCCTCAAGTACGAAGGTTCTACTTGGATTTGGAGTTTATGCGGAAGCATGTTCTACTACCGGATGAATCCCATAGTGGTCCCATACCACGGCAAAGTGTGCATCTTTGGGGGTGACACTGGAGGTGGATATTGGGTTGAAATCTACTATCCAAAATTAGATTTATGGGAAAAAAGGGAAGTGCCCGAAGATATATACATGTTCGAGAATCCTAAATCTTACTTTTTGTGGGAGGACAGAACGAAGCCTCGTAAGAAGACCCTCATTGTGTTTTATTGTTCTGTTGGTAAGGAGCAGTGGCTCGTCTCATATGATTTCGAGGCCAACATTTGGGAAGACCTTTGGTGGGAGTTACCGCTAATTAGTGATGATTCTTATCCAAGGAAACTCATTCGTTTGGCATGCAGTGAGTATTTACTCATTGTTGACTCTGCAGCTAAGTGGTACATTTATGACTCTTCTAAGGAGAAACTTGTGGCAGATGTGCACGTGAATGGTTTGGAAGAGCTGACTGGACGGGTGTCATATGTTTTCTGTTGCTACTACAGCAGCGAGGAAAGTCTGATTTATCTCTTCATGGAACTAGATGAAAAGGTTGTTGAGGAACGTGGTGGTGATCTTGACCTTGTTCCTTATGCTAGAGTCAAGCTCCACCAAATTGATGGTAAATTTTCTGCCAAGGTTGAATCCAAGGGTAATCTTAAAGTTGGTTCCTATAGCAAACTCTATAT GTTTGCTGTTGGTGACCAAGACACTGAATTAAAGAGAAGATTGTAG